One Patescibacteria group bacterium genomic region harbors:
- the trpS gene encoding tryptophan--tRNA ligase, translating to MPKPTVFSGVQPSGNLHLGNYLGAIAQWVVMQEKNQCIFCVVDYHAITVKQGPEVLKKKIIEVAKIYLASGIDPKKSIIFQQSDISAHTELAWILNCVARISDLNKMTQFKDKAGEGQENVGVGLFDYPVLMASDILLYNTDAVPVGEDQAQHVELCRTLARRFNSQFGETFKIPAVVIRKEGARIMGLDDPNKKMSKSAESEYNYVGLTDKPKAAAKKIMKAVTDSGKEIKFDEKNKPAISNLLTIYSLLTDEPMKKLEDKYRGKGYGDFKKDLAEVVKKFLTDFQERYKKISDKEVEKILEDGAKKIKPIADETLKRVKEKIGVS from the coding sequence ATGCCTAAGCCAACAGTCTTTTCCGGAGTCCAGCCGAGCGGTAATCTGCATCTTGGTAATTATCTGGGCGCGATTGCCCAATGGGTTGTAATGCAGGAGAAAAATCAATGTATTTTTTGCGTGGTTGATTATCATGCCATTACGGTAAAGCAGGGGCCGGAAGTGTTAAAGAAAAAAATTATTGAAGTGGCCAAGATTTATTTAGCTTCCGGTATAGACCCGAAAAAATCAATTATTTTTCAGCAGTCTGATATTAGCGCCCATACGGAACTGGCGTGGATTTTAAATTGCGTAGCTCGGATTTCCGACTTGAATAAGATGACCCAATTTAAAGACAAGGCGGGCGAGGGACAGGAAAATGTTGGCGTCGGGCTTTTTGATTATCCGGTTTTAATGGCTTCGGATATTTTACTTTATAATACGGACGCGGTGCCGGTCGGAGAAGACCAGGCCCAGCACGTTGAGCTTTGCCGCACCTTGGCGCGCCGGTTTAATTCGCAGTTCGGAGAGACTTTTAAAATTCCGGCAGTGGTTATCAGGAAAGAGGGGGCAAGGATTATGGGTTTAGACGACCCAAACAAGAAAATGAGTAAGAGCGCGGAGAGCGAATATAATTATGTTGGCTTAACGGACAAACCGAAAGCGGCGGCTAAAAAAATTATGAAAGCCGTGACTGACTCCGGCAAAGAAATTAAGTTTGACGAAAAAAATAAACCGGCTATTTCCAATCTTTTAACCATTTATTCTTTACTAACTGACGAGCCCATGAAAAAACTGGAAGATAAATACAGGGGTAAAGGATACGGCGACTTTAAAAAAGATTTAGCCGAAGTAGTAAAGAAGTTCCTGACGGATTTTCAGGAAAGGTATAAAAAGATTAGCGACAAAGAAGTGGAAAAGATTTTAGAAGACGGAGCGAAGAAGATTAAACCGATTGCGGAT